A stretch of Sulfurimonas xiamenensis DNA encodes these proteins:
- a CDS encoding cytochrome b: MAHFTKATSVKDWLNQRLAIEKVEKVMASEYWIPKNINFLWAMGMVLAITFALLLVSGIFLLMYYQPHVDLAFDSVNYTIMREVDFGWLWRHIHGVAASVVFLIIYIHMFTGIYYGSYKKGREMIWISGMLLFVTFSAEAFSGYMLPWGQMSYWAGMVITNIFSLGDLHLDGLVEWIRGDYVPAQAFLTRFFMLHVLLLPLAIIGLIGLHFAALRIPHVNNQDGEEIDFDAESKKYLDGDKAGSKVIRFANDFMSKDLMVVGIFLIFFFYLVFYNYSFALDPVNFDPADMLKTPAHIYPEWYFLWSYEILRPFSVNIGLVAFGFAQVIFVLLPFLDRSPNAVPASRRGAFNIWFWVLLIDMIVLTAMGKLPPEGIFSTIGLVAALLFIALWLVLPVITKFEKKV, encoded by the coding sequence ATGGCACATTTTACAAAAGCGACAAGTGTTAAGGATTGGTTGAACCAACGCCTAGCAATTGAAAAAGTCGAAAAAGTTATGGCATCCGAGTATTGGATTCCAAAAAATATTAACTTTTTATGGGCAATGGGTATGGTTCTTGCAATAACTTTTGCACTACTACTAGTTTCAGGAATTTTCCTTTTAATGTACTATCAACCACATGTTGATTTAGCGTTTGACAGCGTTAACTACACTATCATGAGAGAAGTTGATTTTGGATGGTTATGGAGACATATTCACGGTGTTGCTGCATCGGTTGTTTTCTTGATTATCTACATCCACATGTTTACGGGTATCTACTACGGCTCGTATAAAAAAGGTCGTGAGATGATCTGGATCTCTGGTATGCTTCTATTTGTCACATTTTCTGCTGAAGCGTTTAGCGGATATATGCTTCCATGGGGACAAATGAGTTACTGGGCTGGTATGGTTATTACAAATATTTTTAGTCTTGGTGATTTACATTTAGATGGTTTAGTTGAGTGGATTCGTGGGGATTATGTTCCTGCTCAAGCATTCTTGACTCGTTTCTTTATGCTTCATGTACTACTTCTTCCATTGGCAATTATAGGACTTATCGGTCTTCACTTTGCTGCTCTTCGTATTCCGCATGTTAATAATCAAGACGGTGAAGAGATTGATTTTGATGCAGAATCTAAAAAATATTTAGATGGTGACAAAGCTGGTTCAAAAGTTATTCGTTTTGCTAATGACTTTATGAGTAAAGATTTAATGGTTGTAGGTATATTTTTAATATTCTTCTTCTATCTTGTATTTTACAACTACAGTTTCGCACTTGATCCTGTAAACTTTGACCCTGCAGATATGTTAAAAACTCCTGCGCACATTTATCCAGAGTGGTATTTCTTATGGTCTTATGAGATTTTACGCCCATTCTCTGTAAATATCGGTCTAGTAGCTTTTGGTTTTGCACAGGTTATTTTTGTACTATTGCCATTCTTAGATAGAAGTCCAAATGCTGTTCCAGCAAGTCGTCGTGGAGCATTTAATATTTGGTTCTGGGTACTATTAATTGATATGATTGTATTGACAGCTATGGGTAAATTGCCTCCTGAAGGTATATTTAGCACAATTGGTTTAGTTGCTGCACTACTGTTTATTGCATTGTGGTTAGTATTACCAGTTATAACTAAATTTGAAAAAAAAGTATAA